Proteins from a single region of Apium graveolens cultivar Ventura chromosome 7, ASM990537v1, whole genome shotgun sequence:
- the LOC141675204 gene encoding GDSL esterase/lipase At4g10955-like translates to MASWKDKFKYSVPVHLSATNWDNTQHRRSIAASLVQGVYVLEEDRQHNRKGHYALAPPWWSSFNFQSQPQVLIDDSDSSIFGAIYKFESPLNTSSCKYVLAFRGTVIKWSTIKQDIKLDLHYVFSQHKLQNSSRVAKALRVVKILVDQVGAANVWLAGHSLGSLIALLVGRNMVKMGFLLETYLFNPPFSSLSIPLELLIKNKILKFGARLIGDVIRAGLSLGLIGHQASQVDNPFIKLSGWTPYLFVNPKDPICSQYVAYFEQRKAMVSIGASTVGNMGTQVSVMSIVASRSLATEPYHLLPTAYLVTNLNKTKTKKSHKLSQWWSESFTGELELHNF, encoded by the exons ATGGCATCCTGGAAAGATAAGTTCAAATATTCAGTACCTGTACACTTAAGTGCAACCAACTG GGATAACACACAGCACAGAAGATCCATTGCTGCAAGCTTAGTTCAAGGCGTCTACGTTCTGGAAGAAGATCGTCAACACAATCGAAAAGGCCATTATGCTCTAGCACCTCCATGGTGGAGTTCTTTCAATTTCCAATCACAGCCCCAAGTGCTCATAGATGACTCCGATTCCTCGATATTCGGAGCTATCTACAAGTTTGAATCCCCCCTGAACACATCATCATGCAAATACGTGCTTGCATTTCGAGGTACAGTAATCAAATGGAGCACAATAAAACAAGATATTAAACTGGATTTGCACTACGTATTTTCTCAGCATAAACTTCAAAACAGTTCCCGAGTTGCAAAGGCCTTGAGAGTTGTGAAAATACTAGTTGATCAAGTTGGTGCTGCAAATGTATGGCTAGCAGGACATTCTTTAGGCTCACTTATTGCACTATTAGTTGGACGAAACATGGTAAAAATGGGATTTCTCCTGGAAACATATCTTTTCAATCCGCCATTCAGTTCACTATCAATACCTCTGGAGCTACTAATCAAGAACAAGATATTAAAGTTCGGGGCTCGACTTATTGGGGATGTAATCAGGGCAGGATTATCATTAGGCCTAATAGGCCACCAGGCATCGCAAGTCGATAACCCGTTTATCAAGCTTTCGGGGTGGACTCCGTACCTGTTTGTGAATCCAAAGGATCCAATTTGTTCCCAGTATGTTGCTTACTTTGAGCAAAGAAAGGCAATGGTGAGTATAGGTGCTTCTACAGTTGGAAATATGGGAACACAAGTCTCTGTGATGAGTATTGTTGCATCACGTTCACTAGCTACAGAACCATATCATCTGCTTCCAACTGCTTATCTTGTGACAAATTTGAACAAGACAAAGACTAAGAAATCCCATAAATTGTCGCAGTGGTGGTCCGAGAGTTTTACTGGGGAGCTTGAGTTACACAATTTCTAG